From one Lolium rigidum isolate FL_2022 chromosome 4, APGP_CSIRO_Lrig_0.1, whole genome shotgun sequence genomic stretch:
- the LOC124648966 gene encoding RING-H2 finger protein ATL8-like, translating to MLRHPPCSSRRLLQTVDGRIPGIPPADPPSGVSSDVVVILAALLCALICVVGLVAVARCARSRRNSTNAATNHSTTSSSPAHSAAAFGGGGHTHATPTTTTTGASGASVTTASKGLKKKALKALPKLAYADAVAAAAAARGAAAGDAQDDEGILPECAICLSEFGEREEVRVMPQCGHGFHVACVDTWLRSNSSCPSCRRPIVLDDPAPPKRCRKCEDLILEAAVAASSSSSSSSAAGGRRGRGGFLP from the coding sequence ATGCTCCGGCACCCGCCGTGCTCGTCGCGGCGCCTCCTCCAGACCGTCGACGGCCGCATCCCGGGCATCCCCCCGGCCGACCCCCCGTCCGGCGTCAGCTCCgatgtcgtcgtcatcctcgccgCCCTGCTCTGCGCGCTCATCTGCGTCGTCGgcctcgtcgccgtcgcccgcTGCGCGCGCTCCCGCCGCAACTCCACCAACGCCGCCACCAACCACTCCACCACGTCCAGCAGCCCGGCCCACTCCGCGGCggccttcggcggcggcgggcacaccCACGCCACTCCTACAACTACTACCACAGGCGCGTCGGGGGCCAGCGTGACGACCGCCAGCAAGGGGCTCAAGAAGAAGGCGCTCAAGGCGCTGCCGAAGCTGGCGTACGCGGACgcggtggccgcggcggcggcggcgaggggcgccGCGGCGGGGGACGCGCAGGACGACGAGGGCATCCTCCCGGAGTGCGCCATCTGCCTGTCGGAGTTCGGCGAGCGGGAGGAGGTGCGCGTCATGCCGCAGTGCGGCCACGGCTTCCACGTCGCCTGCGTCGACACCTGGCTGCGCTCCAACTCCTCCTgcccctcctgccgccgccccATCGTCCTCGACGACCCCGCGCCGCCCAAGCGCTGCCGCAAGTGCGAGGACTTAATCCTCGAGgcggccgtcgccgcctcctcctcctcctcctcctcgtccgccgccggcggccgccgcggccgTGGGGGATTCTTGCCGTAG